One window of the Pseudomonas knackmussii B13 genome contains the following:
- a CDS encoding 3-hydroxyacyl-CoA dehydrogenase NAD-binding domain-containing protein gives MTEAIRYEKDQDNIVVLTMDMPGQSANTMNGVYREAMAATVARLEAEKDSIAGVILTSAKKTFFAGGDLNELIKVTKADAQAFYEGILVLKGQLRRLETLGKPVVAAINGAALGGGWEICLACHHRIALNESHVQLGLPEVTLGLLPGGGGVVRMVRLLGLEKALPYLAEGKKVRPEQALKAGLIHQIASDRDDMLAKAREWIAANPAAKQPWDTAGYKIPGGTPSSPNVAQMLAIAPSVLRDKTKGCFPAPEKIMCAAVEGAQVDFDTAQLIEARYFTELTTGQVAKNMIGTFWFQLNEINAGMSRPQGHPAYVTKKVGVLGAGMMGAGIAYVSAAAGIEVVLKDVSIEAAENGKAYSAGLLEKKVGKGQMTAEKRDAFLARIKPTASDSDFEGCDLIIEAVFEDRALKAKVTAAAESAALADAVIASNTSTLPITGLAQAVAQPQKFIGLHFFSPVDKMPLVEIIRGEKTDDATLARAFDYVLQIKKTPIVVNDSRGFFTSRVFGTFTNEGLAMLGEGVPAAMIENQARQAGMPVGPLAISDEVSLSLMSHIREQTRKDLQAEGKALPQHPAFAVVDLMLNEYKRPGKAAGGGFYDYPANGKKHLWPELKQRFEKADRMIPAEDVRDRILFVQAIETVRCVEEGVLTSTADANIGSIFGIGFAAWSGGALQYINQYGLKDFIARAQYLAEQYGERFEPPALLREKAARGETF, from the coding sequence ATGACCGAAGCCATCCGCTACGAAAAAGATCAGGACAACATCGTCGTCCTGACCATGGACATGCCCGGCCAGAGCGCCAACACCATGAACGGCGTCTACCGCGAAGCCATGGCCGCCACTGTCGCCCGCCTGGAAGCCGAGAAGGATTCCATCGCCGGGGTGATCCTCACCTCCGCCAAGAAAACCTTCTTCGCCGGCGGCGACCTCAACGAACTGATCAAGGTCACCAAGGCCGACGCCCAGGCGTTCTATGAAGGCATCCTGGTCCTCAAGGGCCAGCTGCGTCGCCTGGAAACCCTCGGCAAGCCGGTGGTCGCCGCCATCAACGGCGCCGCCCTGGGCGGTGGCTGGGAAATCTGCCTGGCCTGCCACCACCGCATCGCGCTGAACGAAAGCCATGTGCAGCTCGGCCTGCCGGAAGTCACCCTGGGCCTGCTGCCCGGTGGCGGCGGCGTAGTGCGCATGGTGCGTCTGCTCGGCCTGGAGAAGGCCCTGCCGTATCTCGCCGAAGGCAAGAAGGTGCGCCCGGAGCAGGCGCTCAAGGCCGGTCTGATCCATCAGATCGCCAGCGACCGCGACGACATGCTGGCCAAGGCCCGCGAATGGATCGCCGCCAACCCTGCGGCCAAGCAGCCGTGGGACACCGCCGGCTACAAGATACCCGGCGGTACGCCGTCCAGCCCGAACGTGGCGCAGATGCTCGCCATCGCCCCGAGCGTGCTGCGCGACAAGACCAAGGGCTGCTTCCCGGCGCCGGAGAAGATCATGTGCGCCGCCGTCGAGGGCGCCCAGGTCGACTTCGACACCGCGCAACTGATCGAAGCGCGCTACTTCACCGAGCTGACCACCGGCCAGGTGGCGAAGAACATGATCGGCACTTTCTGGTTCCAGCTGAACGAGATCAACGCCGGCATGTCGCGCCCGCAGGGCCATCCTGCCTATGTCACGAAGAAGGTCGGCGTGCTTGGCGCCGGCATGATGGGCGCGGGCATCGCCTATGTCTCGGCGGCCGCCGGCATCGAGGTGGTGCTCAAGGACGTTTCCATCGAAGCGGCGGAGAACGGCAAGGCCTACTCGGCCGGGCTGCTGGAGAAGAAGGTCGGCAAGGGCCAGATGACCGCCGAGAAGCGCGACGCCTTCCTCGCCCGCATCAAGCCGACCGCGAGCGATTCCGACTTCGAAGGCTGCGACCTGATCATCGAAGCGGTCTTCGAGGACCGCGCGCTCAAGGCCAAGGTCACCGCCGCGGCGGAGAGCGCCGCCCTGGCCGATGCAGTCATCGCCTCCAACACCTCGACCTTGCCGATCACCGGCCTGGCCCAGGCCGTGGCGCAACCGCAGAAGTTCATCGGCCTGCACTTCTTCAGCCCGGTGGACAAGATGCCTTTGGTGGAGATCATCCGCGGCGAGAAGACCGACGACGCCACCCTGGCGCGCGCCTTCGACTACGTCCTGCAGATCAAGAAGACCCCCATCGTGGTCAACGACAGCCGCGGCTTCTTCACCTCGCGGGTGTTCGGCACCTTCACCAACGAAGGCCTGGCCATGCTCGGCGAGGGCGTGCCGGCGGCGATGATCGAGAACCAGGCGCGCCAGGCCGGCATGCCGGTGGGGCCGCTGGCGATCAGCGACGAAGTCTCGCTGAGCCTGATGAGCCACATCCGCGAGCAGACCCGCAAGGACCTGCAAGCCGAAGGCAAGGCGTTGCCGCAGCACCCGGCGTTCGCCGTGGTCGACCTGATGCTCAACGAGTACAAGCGCCCCGGCAAGGCGGCGGGCGGCGGCTTCTACGACTATCCCGCCAACGGCAAGAAGCACCTCTGGCCGGAGCTGAAGCAGCGCTTCGAGAAGGCCGACCGGATGATCCCGGCCGAAGACGTGCGCGACCGTATCCTCTTTGTCCAGGCCATCGAGACGGTGCGTTGCGTTGAGGAGGGCGTGCTGACGTCCACCGCCGACGCCAATATCGGCTCGATCTTCGGCATCGGTTTCGCTGCCTGGAGCGGCGGTGCGCTGCAGTACATCAACCAGTACGGGCTCAAGGACTTCATCGCTCGCGCGCAGTACCTTGCAGAGCAGTACGGCGAACGCTTCGAGCCGCCGGCGCTGCTGCGCGAGAAGGCGGCGCGCGGGGAAACCTTCTGA
- a CDS encoding cysteine hydrolase family protein, translating to MAQPALLIIDMQKGMRDCPVPRNNPQAEIRIAELLSAWRAAEAPIVHVRHISRTPGSPFWPGQPGVEFQPELAPLAHEHVVEKNVPDAFVNSGLERWLRVRGIEELVIVGVSTNNSVEGTARSAGNLGFRTHVVADACFAFEKRDFLGNLRSAEAVHAMALGNLQGEYADVLEASAALVRLRIG from the coding sequence ATGGCCCAGCCCGCCCTGTTGATCATCGACATGCAGAAAGGCATGCGCGACTGCCCCGTGCCGCGCAACAACCCGCAGGCCGAAATACGCATCGCCGAGCTGCTGTCGGCCTGGCGCGCGGCGGAGGCGCCCATCGTGCATGTCCGGCACATTTCCCGTACGCCCGGCTCGCCGTTCTGGCCGGGGCAACCGGGGGTGGAGTTCCAGCCTGAACTGGCGCCGTTGGCGCACGAGCACGTGGTGGAGAAGAACGTGCCCGATGCCTTCGTCAACAGCGGCCTGGAACGCTGGCTTCGGGTGCGTGGGATCGAGGAGCTGGTGATCGTCGGCGTCAGCACCAACAACTCGGTGGAGGGCACGGCGCGAAGTGCCGGCAATCTTGGTTTTCGAACGCATGTAGTGGCCGATGCCTGCTTTGCCTTCGAAAAGCGGGATTTTCTCGGGAATTTGCGCAGTGCAGAGGCGGTTCACGCCATGGCTTTGGGCAATCTGCAGGGCGAGTATGCCGACGTGCTGGAAGCCTCGGCGGCACTGGTGCGGCTGCGGATCGGCTAG
- a CDS encoding amidotransferase, whose product MSLQICILETDILRPELIGQYTGYGWMFQQLFAKQPVAAEFKVYNVVEGHYPPDSEHYDAYLVTGSKHDSFGDDPWIQKLKAYLLTRYERGDKLLGVCFGHQLLALLLGGKTERASQGWGVGIHDYRVEEQPQWMQPALDDLTLLVSHQDQVTQLPPNARRIASSDFCPNAAYAVGDQVLCFQGHPEFMADYSAAILNLRREIFSEPVYRQGIDSLERSHQGTAVAEWMMRFVQQGRKKDEQNAA is encoded by the coding sequence ATGTCGCTGCAAATCTGCATTCTGGAAACCGATATCCTGCGTCCCGAGTTGATCGGTCAGTACACCGGCTACGGCTGGATGTTCCAGCAGCTGTTCGCCAAGCAACCGGTAGCCGCCGAGTTCAAGGTGTACAACGTGGTGGAGGGGCACTACCCGCCCGACAGCGAGCATTACGACGCTTATCTGGTGACCGGTAGCAAGCACGACTCCTTCGGCGACGATCCGTGGATCCAGAAGCTCAAGGCCTATCTGCTGACCCGCTACGAGCGCGGTGACAAGCTGCTTGGCGTGTGCTTCGGCCACCAGCTGCTGGCCCTGCTGCTCGGTGGCAAGACCGAGCGTGCGAGCCAGGGTTGGGGCGTGGGCATCCACGACTATCGCGTCGAGGAGCAGCCGCAATGGATGCAACCGGCTCTGGACGACCTGACTCTGCTGGTCAGCCACCAGGACCAGGTCACCCAGCTGCCGCCCAACGCCCGGCGCATCGCCTCCAGCGACTTCTGCCCGAACGCCGCCTACGCCGTCGGCGACCAGGTGCTGTGCTTCCAGGGGCACCCGGAGTTCATGGCCGACTATTCCGCGGCGATCCTCAACCTGCGTCGCGAGATCTTCAGCGAGCCGGTCTATCGCCAGGGTATCGACAGCCTCGAGCGTTCGCACCAAGGCACCGCGGTGGCGGAGTGGATGATGCGCTTCGTCCAGCAAGGCCGGAAAAAGGACGAGCAGAACGCCGCCTGA
- a CDS encoding magnesium and cobalt transport protein CorA: MGRVIASAVYCKGKKVSDIPLEDGYRWACQPDHFVWTGLQEPTPEELSNLQRQFNLHELAISDALEKHSRPKLETFGDALFMVIYSPVRADNRLMFVETHLFAGIGYIISARHGFSQSYAQVRQRCEARPLLLAHGTDFVLYALLDFVVGNYEPVVEAIREEIEQLEQRALRYSLTQEEIERIYGLRREVLKLKHYAAPMVEICQELQRLDFPFIDKQMRPYFRDVAIHVNRLLEDLGSLRDIASQTIEVGLLLESSRQSIVQRKFAAWAAILGLPTAVAGIYGMNFSYIPELHWHYGYFLVMGLLVIGCVGLYISFKQADWL; encoded by the coding sequence ATGGGCCGAGTCATAGCATCCGCCGTCTACTGCAAGGGCAAGAAGGTCTCCGACATCCCGCTCGAGGACGGATATCGCTGGGCCTGCCAGCCCGACCACTTCGTCTGGACCGGCCTGCAGGAACCCACGCCCGAGGAACTGAGCAACCTGCAGCGGCAGTTCAACCTGCACGAACTGGCGATATCCGACGCCCTGGAGAAACACAGCCGGCCGAAGCTGGAAACCTTCGGCGACGCCCTGTTCATGGTCATCTACTCGCCGGTGCGGGCAGACAATCGGCTGATGTTCGTGGAAACCCACCTGTTCGCCGGCATCGGCTACATCATCAGCGCCCGTCACGGCTTCTCGCAGTCCTACGCGCAGGTGCGCCAACGCTGCGAGGCACGCCCTCTGTTGCTGGCCCACGGCACCGATTTCGTGCTCTACGCCCTGCTCGACTTCGTGGTCGGCAACTACGAGCCGGTGGTCGAGGCGATCCGGGAAGAAATCGAGCAACTGGAACAACGCGCCTTGCGCTACTCGCTGACCCAAGAGGAGATCGAGCGCATCTACGGGCTGCGCCGCGAGGTGCTCAAGCTCAAGCATTACGCCGCGCCCATGGTGGAGATCTGCCAGGAGCTGCAGCGCCTGGACTTCCCTTTCATCGACAAGCAGATGCGCCCCTACTTCCGCGATGTGGCGATCCACGTCAATCGCCTGCTTGAAGACCTCGGCTCGCTGCGTGACATCGCCAGCCAGACCATCGAGGTCGGCCTGCTGCTGGAGTCCTCGCGGCAGAGCATCGTGCAGCGCAAGTTCGCCGCGTGGGCGGCCATCCTCGGCTTGCCCACTGCGGTGGCCGGCATCTACGGGATGAATTTCAGCTACATCCCCGAGTTGCACTGGCACTACGGCTACTTCCTGGTGATGGGCCTGCTGGTGATCGGCTGCGTCGGCCTGTACATCAGCTTCAAGCAGGCGGACTGGCTGTAA
- a CDS encoding crotonase/enoyl-CoA hydratase family protein codes for MSELISYQLEDGIATLTLANGKVNAISPAVIEAFNQALDRAEQDRAVVILTGQPGILSGGYDLKVMTSGPENAVALVAAGSTLARRMLAHPFPIIVACSGHAVAKGAFLLLSADYRIGVDGPFQIGLNEVAIGMTMHHVGIELARDRLRKSAFNRSVINAEMFNPQDAAAAGFLDKVVAPEALLDTALAAAQQLKKLNMTAHRNTKLKVRRQLLETLDQAIEQDKKHLA; via the coding sequence ATGAGCGAACTGATCAGCTATCAACTCGAAGACGGTATTGCCACCCTCACCCTCGCCAATGGCAAGGTGAACGCCATCTCCCCCGCTGTGATCGAAGCCTTCAACCAGGCACTCGACCGCGCCGAGCAGGACCGCGCGGTAGTGATCCTCACCGGCCAGCCGGGCATCCTCTCCGGCGGCTACGACCTCAAGGTGATGACCTCCGGCCCGGAAAACGCCGTAGCCCTGGTGGCTGCTGGCTCGACCCTGGCCCGGCGCATGCTCGCCCACCCGTTCCCGATCATCGTCGCCTGCTCCGGTCATGCCGTGGCCAAGGGCGCGTTCCTGCTGCTCTCCGCCGACTACCGCATCGGTGTGGACGGCCCGTTCCAGATCGGCCTGAACGAAGTGGCCATCGGCATGACCATGCACCACGTGGGCATCGAACTGGCCCGCGACCGCCTGCGCAAATCGGCGTTCAACCGCTCGGTGATCAACGCCGAGATGTTCAACCCGCAGGACGCTGCCGCTGCCGGCTTCCTCGACAAGGTGGTGGCGCCCGAAGCCCTGCTCGACACCGCCCTCGCCGCCGCCCAGCAACTGAAGAAACTGAACATGACCGCGCACCGCAACACCAAGCTGAAAGTGCGCCGGCAGCTGCTGGAAACCCTCGACCAGGCCATCGAGCAGGACAAGAAGCACCTCGCCTGA
- a CDS encoding GNAT family N-acetyltransferase — MSESLSIHHDETSHQFVTTVDGHRAYLAYMDLGKQTLDIYRTFVPDGLRGRGIAAALTEHALQYAERKGYSVIPSCSYVERYLERHPRHADRTA; from the coding sequence GTGAGTGAGTCGTTGTCCATCCATCATGATGAAACCAGCCACCAGTTCGTGACGACTGTTGACGGTCATCGTGCCTATCTGGCCTACATGGATCTGGGCAAGCAGACTCTCGACATCTACCGCACTTTCGTACCCGACGGCCTGCGCGGCCGCGGCATCGCCGCGGCGCTCACCGAACATGCTCTCCAGTACGCCGAGCGCAAGGGCTACAGCGTGATTCCCTCGTGCTCGTATGTTGAACGCTACCTGGAGCGCCACCCGCGTCACGCCGATCGCACGGCCTGA
- a CDS encoding 3-deoxy-7-phosphoheptulonate synthase, with product MADLQIDDLNVASNETLITPEQLKREIPLTDAALSTVANGRQVIRDILDGKDHRLFVVIGPCSIHDIKAAHEYAERLKVLAAEVADTLFLVMRVYFEKPRTTVGWKGLINDPYLDDSFKIQDGLHIGRQLLRDLAEMGLPTATEALDPISPQYLQDLISWSAIGARTTESQTHREMASGLSSAVGFKNGTDGSLTVAINALQSVSSPHRFLGINQEGGVSIVTTKGNRYGHVVLRGGNGKPNYDSVSVAVCEQELTKAKVPLNIMVDCSHANSNKDPALQPLVMDNVSNQIVEGNNSIVGLMVESHLGWGNQPIPKDLCQLQYGVSITDACIDWDATEKAIRSMHSKLKDVLPKRQRG from the coding sequence ATGGCTGATTTACAGATCGACGACCTTAACGTTGCCTCCAACGAGACCCTGATCACGCCGGAGCAGCTCAAGCGCGAAATCCCCCTGACCGACGCGGCGCTGAGCACCGTTGCCAATGGTCGCCAGGTAATTCGCGACATCCTGGATGGCAAGGACCACCGCCTGTTCGTGGTCATCGGCCCCTGCTCCATCCACGACATCAAGGCTGCTCACGAATACGCCGAACGCCTGAAAGTCCTGGCCGCCGAAGTAGCTGACACCCTGTTCCTGGTGATGCGCGTGTACTTCGAGAAGCCGCGCACCACCGTCGGCTGGAAGGGGCTGATCAACGACCCGTACCTGGACGACTCCTTCAAGATCCAGGACGGTCTGCACATCGGCCGCCAGCTGCTGCGCGACCTCGCCGAGATGGGCCTGCCCACCGCAACCGAAGCGCTCGACCCGATTTCCCCGCAGTACCTGCAGGACCTGATCAGTTGGTCGGCCATCGGCGCGCGCACCACCGAATCCCAGACCCACCGCGAGATGGCCTCGGGCCTGTCCTCGGCGGTCGGTTTCAAGAACGGCACCGATGGCAGCCTGACCGTGGCGATCAACGCCCTGCAGTCGGTTTCCAGCCCGCACCGCTTCCTCGGCATCAACCAGGAGGGTGGTGTGTCCATCGTCACCACCAAGGGCAACCGTTACGGCCACGTGGTACTTCGCGGCGGCAACGGCAAGCCGAACTACGACTCGGTGAGCGTCGCCGTCTGCGAGCAGGAACTGACAAAGGCCAAGGTGCCGCTGAACATCATGGTCGACTGCAGCCACGCCAACTCCAACAAGGATCCAGCCCTGCAGCCGCTGGTGATGGACAACGTCAGCAACCAGATCGTCGAAGGCAACAACTCGATCGTCGGCCTGATGGTGGAAAGCCACCTGGGCTGGGGCAACCAGCCGATTCCGAAGGATCTGTGCCAGCTGCAATACGGCGTTTCCATCACCGACGCCTGCATCGACTGGGATGCCACCGAGAAGGCCATCCGCAGCATGCACAGCAAGCTGAAGGATGTCCTGCCCAAGCGTCAGCGCGGCTGA
- a CDS encoding PilZ domain-containing protein: protein MRQFLRHPCDLPVELIIRKQTFLPRQRLYNISLGGVACNAPRGFRRGTSVELRVPLLGDAARCPGVVAWSRKLSDDYLVGVAFIDEDTLFRARMVEQVCQIEHYRRQRELRSGEVLSIEGTALEWIAFNAADFPLFCSI from the coding sequence ATGCGTCAGTTCCTACGCCACCCGTGCGATCTGCCGGTCGAGTTGATCATCCGCAAGCAGACCTTTCTGCCCCGCCAGCGCCTGTACAATATCAGCCTCGGCGGTGTCGCCTGCAACGCTCCGCGCGGCTTTCGCCGCGGCACCTCGGTTGAACTGCGAGTCCCCCTGCTCGGCGACGCCGCGCGCTGCCCTGGCGTGGTGGCCTGGAGCCGCAAGCTGAGCGACGACTATCTGGTGGGAGTCGCCTTCATCGACGAGGACACGCTGTTCCGCGCGCGCATGGTCGAGCAGGTCTGCCAGATCGAGCACTACCGCCGCCAGCGCGAGCTGCGAAGCGGAGAGGTATTGTCGATCGAAGGTACCGCCCTGGAATGGATCGCCTTCAACGCCGCCGACTTCCCGCTGTTCTGTTCGATCTAG
- a CDS encoding thioredoxin family protein, whose protein sequence is MTEYSDCNLYGVGIDLSIVPSLELTDLDAEHQLLALPGDTLLIFTGEGCSACRFACAQLPKMGLPVDRLAWIDAERNGGLVECYEVFHLPALFLIRDGSFHGRVLAPLRAPALAEALGVAATRAPEELP, encoded by the coding sequence ATGACGGAGTACTCCGACTGCAATCTTTATGGTGTTGGCATCGACTTGAGTATAGTGCCGTCGCTCGAACTGACTGACCTGGATGCCGAGCATCAGCTGCTGGCGCTGCCCGGCGACACACTGCTGATCTTCACTGGCGAAGGTTGCTCCGCCTGCCGATTCGCGTGCGCACAGCTGCCCAAAATGGGGCTGCCGGTGGATCGCCTTGCGTGGATCGATGCGGAGCGCAACGGTGGCCTCGTCGAGTGCTATGAAGTCTTTCACCTGCCGGCGCTGTTCCTGATTCGCGATGGCAGTTTCCATGGCCGCGTGCTGGCGCCCTTGCGCGCCCCAGCCCTGGCCGAAGCCCTGGGCGTCGCCGCGACGCGCGCCCCCGAGGAGTTGCCCTAG
- a CDS encoding putative 2-dehydropantoate 2-reductase — protein sequence MKNVRIGVIGTGAIGGFYGLLLARAGFDVHFLLRSEYAAVAENGLRLNSQVHGALALESVQAYHDVADMPPCDWVLVGAKTTSNAELAPIIARAAAPGAKVLLLQNGFAVEEGMRALLPDSLHLLGGLCYICVHRSAPGVVEHQALGAVHLGYHSGPAVDSEAQLAIAEEGSAMFRAAGLDSKAMPNLEQARWQKLVWNIPYNGLSVLLDSGTRDLMASPDSRALIAAIMDEVMQGAAACGHELPAGYPAAMLDATERMPDYLPSMYHDFAQHRPLELQAIYGAPLAAAAQAGAQLPRIESLLAALRFLDARNQQR from the coding sequence ATGAAGAATGTCCGCATCGGTGTCATCGGCACCGGCGCTATTGGCGGTTTCTACGGTCTGCTGCTGGCGCGTGCCGGCTTCGACGTGCATTTCCTGCTGCGCAGCGAGTACGCCGCGGTAGCCGAAAACGGCCTGCGATTAAACAGCCAGGTGCATGGCGCCCTGGCGCTGGAGTCAGTTCAGGCGTACCACGATGTCGCCGACATGCCACCCTGCGACTGGGTGCTGGTTGGCGCCAAGACCACCAGCAATGCCGAACTGGCCCCGATAATCGCCCGCGCGGCGGCGCCAGGTGCGAAGGTCCTGCTGCTGCAGAATGGCTTCGCGGTGGAAGAGGGCATGCGCGCGCTGCTGCCGGACTCGCTGCACCTGCTCGGCGGCCTTTGCTACATCTGCGTGCATCGATCGGCACCGGGTGTCGTCGAGCACCAGGCGCTGGGGGCGGTACACCTTGGCTATCACTCGGGGCCTGCGGTCGATTCGGAGGCGCAACTGGCGATCGCTGAAGAGGGATCGGCGATGTTCCGCGCCGCCGGCCTGGATTCCAAGGCCATGCCGAACCTGGAGCAAGCGCGCTGGCAGAAACTCGTCTGGAACATCCCCTACAACGGTCTTTCGGTGCTGCTCGATAGCGGCACCCGCGATCTCATGGCCAGCCCGGACAGTCGCGCATTGATCGCCGCGATCATGGACGAGGTCATGCAGGGAGCCGCAGCTTGTGGCCATGAATTGCCTGCCGGCTATCCGGCGGCGATGCTCGACGCCACCGAGCGCATGCCGGACTACCTGCCGAGCATGTACCACGATTTTGCCCAGCATCGTCCGCTGGAGCTGCAAGCCATTTATGGAGCGCCCTTGGCTGCCGCTGCGCAGGCAGGCGCACAGCTGCCTCGCATCGAGTCATTGCTGGCTGCGCTACGTTTCCTGGATGCACGCAATCAGCAACGCTGA